TAGTTACTGCACTTGTGTTTTGGAATAATACAGGTAgtaatacacatatatatattggtAACACGAGTACATTAGTTTTGTCGAGTTCTCACGATAGTTACAATATCTAAcctagaaatatatatagcatTATAGggggagagagatagagaaaaatagaaagaaatgtTTGTATAGTTAGCACTCGTGTTTTCTATGTTCTTAGTACAATTCTTTAAACCTCCTGCCCATTTGGCAAGAATACAACTAGTTATAGTTTTAACATGACAGCTACatataaattggaaaatgtagctgtttttgttgttggaaatATATTGCTTGTCCAATTTGATAAGCACAAGCcaatatgttaaaattttgtatcaaaatccattaaatcagtgagtgagtgtgaaAAAACACTTTGTTACATATGTTTCTTGTAGTTTACAGGCAGTTTTGCAAAGTTGCTTCTttatgtatgagtgtgtgtctttgtgtctctgtgtgtgtggtgtgtgtgtgcgtgtggctGGGGCACATGCATAGCAGAACTAAcaactacatacataagtgCAGGATGGCTTCTattctaaatatattcatGTATGTTTACCctctgaatatatatttatatattctcagtttttttttatagtttatttgtAGGCATACAATTTAACCTAAATAGACAAGGATGCttggcttaaaatttaaaatctacaTATTTTgtcataattcaattaaattaaaaacttttgtaggtttattataaaatatatgttcaCATTGTTAAAACGGTTGCCATGATTTTCATTTGGTTACATGTTcgaatttttatatgtatttatgtatatatatatttttttttatagtgtaTCCATGAAGTCTGCATGACCAGATGAATGTGAGATTCGCTTAACGATTCTGGTTTGACAGTGATGTACATTGAGATTCGCATTCTACGcacttattataaataaaactcattcaataaatgataaattattacatttcAGTGGACAGAATTTACACTTaactcaaacaaaaaataataacataattatgcaaatacgaacaaaacttaaaacttatCGAGCAAATAGAGCTTAAATgaacttaaattataaaagtatgtACTTATGTGTGTCGAACataagtttataaattaattaaaggtagagtatatattttatataatacataagGCCATGGTATGGAAATAGAGTTCAatgcttaaaattaacaaaagaagaattttcttttaacGCTTAAGTGAGTTTTTGAGTTCGAAATGTGTGTGAAatgttctgtgtgtgtgtgtgcctgtgtgttgTTTCTTGTGACACATATAATACAGTTCATCATGaatgtatgtttatatatgaATGTACAACATGTGCTAAACATATGCAATTAATATATTAGTTACGTTTCTTTTGtcttgtgtttgttgtttgctgttgttggtgttgttgttgttgttgttgtaaatgttGTCAGATTTTGACTGTATTGATATCATTTctggttttgttttgatttgatttttacatttatgaaTAATGCGTTTAGTTCAAGAACTTTGCTACTGTTATCATTATGAGGTTGGCCAACATGATGCAAATGCTTGATTCTGGCAAATAGCTACCTCCGCTCACAACAATGTCTTTCTCTTCCATCAGCGGATAATCGATGACATGGATAATGCCATTGGTGCACTCCACATCCGGCCGATAAACATTGATCTTCTTGTAATTCCAATAGATCACATATCCTGcaataagataataaattatttaataaatgttactGAAAATTTctctaattttttgttaacggGTAAAGTAATGTATTTcctgatattaaaaattattttctaagataAGTTAAAATTAGATTAGTGATGTTAATTAAAGTatgttaaatacaatttacaaaatttgttttatgttgtggttttaattataaaaaattaatttgtaaatgttttatgttgatcactattataaataaaacgcagtgactaatttttattaataagatttgaaaaaaaatgatattacaaaaaaatgatcaaataGTTAAGtaataacataaaatgtacaaataattGATGATTTCAGATTTAAATCCAGAAGAAATGTGTTTAatggaaaacatttaaaacaagtCTAAAAATAAGCGTAAAAAACTGATTCTCAAATTAAACGGTTACGATCTCTGGAATATGTAGTATGCTAAGAAGCATATATTGTGAGAGTTATGTTATGCATGGAAATGTCCAGTTGTGGGAAATGGCTTTGGTGGGTTTGTGCGATGGATTGACAAACGACAACACTCACCAGTCCATTCGTGACTAGCAAACTCATCATGTAGatcttttaaatatgcatacatattgttttgatttggttAAATGCAAAAGCATGATATTTTTTGGTAAAGTTATAGAGAAACATCAAAAGTTAGTACAGATCATGATACCAatagcattaaatttaatgtaaacaaAAGCCCTCTAAGGATCTACAATAATCAAATACTTACGTCCAGCTTCCTCCTCGACCTTAACCTTAAGTGAGTCACGCAATGTTGGTAGCACCACCTGATCGGTGGTGAGTGACATTTGTGCCAGATCTTTCATGGTATACACCTGATCCGCAATGACCAGATGACGCTCCAATAGATTCTTTGACTATTTAAAATAGAGATACAGTTAAATGGGAATGCATTTAATGTAGAGCATATTGTATCTTACATGATAGTGAAAGTCGCGCATAAACAGTTTCTTATGCGCCGAGGGATAATCCAGTTCGGTCTGTTGCCATCCCTTGTCGCGCGGAACGAAGAAAGTGTATCGGCGCTGAGTATTATTCAGCTGATCGTTAAAGTGTGAGAACTCTCCCATTCTGTAGGTGTCGCtgtgaaaataaaagagttaAAGTTATATGGACATATTcgaaaattttactttttatcttTGAATAAGGAAATGTTTTTACTTAATAAATGTTACATTTCTGacttattaagaaaatatgtttgcattcaatttatgtttaaaattttatgttatctaaattgaaaacaaattttattaaaaaaaaattaaataagagttagatatctaaataaaaatgttaatataataaaaagcttCTATTTGCTTATCTGTAAcactaattgaaattataaattgattaattattagaaaatgtacaactaatttatatttcaaaaataataatccatTACTGAAATTTTAATCCTATCTTACCTCATCATCGGGTCGGTTTGAAGTTTGCCCAGCACAGTGTTATGTGGCACGCCCAAAACACGATCAATTATATGCACATATCCATTGGTTTGTGCCACATCAGCCTGCAGCACAGTGGCATTGACGCCACCACCTTCAACAGTGACCACAGCATCGGCACCCTCGCCCTGAACGTTGAAATACAGGAAGGTTCTATTATTTTCCGTGGGCACCTGGGCGATCTGAAAgtgtcgaaaaaaaaaaaatgatgtttAGAATGTGGAGCattaatttttgatcattTAATAAGATTCTACCATGTTAGCATTCTTCTGTCTGATCTTTCCGACGTTCAAGCGATCCCTAATGATGTGCATCTTTATAATATCGACTATTCTCTTGCGATCTctgtgaatatatataaatttgactGTAGAATAAACATCATGatctatttattaattgtacaTTTACCTCACAATATTGTCGATTGATGACACGTTCCATGCCTCGTTGCTGGGCGCCAAAATGGTAACCTCCGACATTTTAGCGATGCCATCCAGAACTTCACCTCCAGCATCCATAATAACCTCGTAGAATTTACGCAATGCTCCGTTCTCGCCGTTATCctttaaaacaaaatcgaTCGTCAATCAGTTAAAATACTCaatatgttttcaaaaatttaattctaactcaacaaaatattttttattgaagtgAGGGGAAGcaaattattatgttttatgtaTGAATAGTGTTTACAAACATCAAACATCGATTGTATTCTTTATCAATACATATTCACAACATTTATAATGTCaataaaactatatttaaaagaatttgaataaaatgtaaagggTAAATTCCTAAAATGTGCCAGGATCTCGATATAATTTAGCTTGTTGCTCCGATGATGATTgagtaaatcaataaataaagtgaTATTTTATGGAGGGATATGGAAAATGAGATATATGTGAAAGATGACGGCGGATTTGTGATTTCTGTGGTTAGAGTGGTTTTGGGGTCAAACGCATGATGTTTTTGGATGTTTAGATTGCCTTAAACGAGTATAATTACTTACGGTCAGAAACTAAATCAGTAGTAGTTGGAAATGAGcgtttgattatatttaaaatttgtgggCAAATGTTATTGAAATTGAGGTTCCGCGACGTGTGCAAGTTCCGCCACAGAGttggaaaattgtttgaaataaaacattagGGAAATAgagtttattttcattgtatCTTTGCGAAGTAAATGTTTAATAACGATACAATTACGGCTATATTGTAAATGATTTTGAACCAAGCATATTTTCTGTACAGAATTTAAAggaatttctcaaaaaaaataatttatcaaaaaatagcaaataaataatactgcaaaataaataataatcaagttTATATTTCTGCTTGTCATGCAGTCTGAGAAAGAACTTTAGCTTATCTTAATATaatcgaaaatgaaaacaagacatatgatttttttttacaacggaGAGGGATCATTATCATCTTTCAATAACACTTCAAAATAGTTAAGCAAacttataaacattttaatcgttgcaattgttttaaaataatgatcGAAATCTGTCTGTGAAAACGAGACAGTTGAAATTACACATTACTTCAAAATGAAGTATATtcgcataaaattaaatttatttcttgtataaaacaattaattagaaaacatAATGAAGAAAGGCATGCTGACATGCACtcatataaaaacattgaatttaaaaataaattaaaaatttaaatatacttgtattcagttaaaattatttaccttTAACGACTGTTTTCAAATCGAACGATCAATTGGCGTTATTGGCAATATATTCAAATGAAGTTTCAGTAAATTTGTGAGCGATACGAGaaacagaatatatatatatatagatcaGTTGGTCAGTAAAACAGTAATGGAGCTGATggaacaataaatacaacaaaactCTAAACAAACAAGTCAGAAAtggataaacaaaaattgtaaaaataaacagaaaacaatGATCCTTGACTTCTGATCTGATTTCTGATCGAATGCACAacaatgtatatatgtatgtatatggcTGCGATCTCACATCGGCGAAATGATGCTACAGATGCAGAAACAGTTACAATTAgaattacagttacagtttgAGTTGCGATCAAAACATGCCGACGGAGCGAATGATCGGGCGAACTAAGAGCTGATGCTGAAGCTTATGAATGAGGGGGAATATTGAAGGGAGCTAAGCCAATTGGGTATATAATTTGTACAACGATCATCATTACAATCAGTATCAATATAGATATGCTCGAGGTTTATGAATGAAGTATTTAGTTGTCGCATGAGGAGATTGCTAATGTGAAGTAGCTCGTTCGaagtaaattttgttattgtcttttCTGTTAGCCAATTGAACAAGCCAGGCTTATTAAGCTGCAGTTTGAAAGCCAGAACTTTGTAATCCAATCAATTCATAAATTGTGTCAATTGGCACCTTAGAAATTGCAGCTCAATATGGTTAAGATGTTGgatagaaaattgaaatttttgttcaatagattgattaatttacattaaatacattgcttttcattcaattttggtttttggttgatttttaatttgtttttttttttttttgatttggcaATACTTACATTACacccaaaatttttttaaaataaaatttgtattttaaaaattattttaaaataaaattttgcttATGATTTTACATGGAACCGAACTAGTTAATAATAGTATCGAGTAAAGTTCGAGACGTGTTTGAAACGCAATCAAACTTTACAGCAAATTTTAGATCTTCTTTTTTAAGAACCATTGAATTCAGTTCTATGTAATATCAGACTTTGGGCTGTATTTCTATTGAGTGTCGAGTTAAGATCAAGCGTCGCTTTATGATCCAAAAATACAtacagtatgtgtgtgtgtgtgtatttgctgtgtgtgtgtttgaaacAGTGATGCCAACtactttccaaaaaaaaaagaggaaatatagattgaaaaataaaattaaacggACACACAAATAGAACAAATActttcttattaaaataattcaatttaaaacaaggAAACTctaagattttaataaatttattacaaaacaactacttttttttagctgaataattaaatttttgaataattgaattttaaattaccaaaaatatcaaataatttaaatcaataaaaaaatcaggtttattatacaaaatatatttttaaatgtaatatcaaaactaaaacaggatagattttgaaaaatagaTCTGGAAAAAAGCTgaattggcaacactgttgtgtgtttgtttttgtgtaaTCTACTCTCAATGTCAAGTTAATGGTGCATTTAAATCTTTGGTTTTGACTTTGCATATAGAAGAACGCTGGAAATTGTGGTCTACCACGTCAGCAGAAGACTGCTGAGACTTGAGCTTCAATCGAGCGCAGCTCAGCTAAATGCAAAGCTGAATTGTTTACAGTTTTTCAAGCATTTTGCTCAGCAATTCAGCAAAAGTCAGCAATTGAGCAGAAAATATGTGCTAAGCCTAAGTTTTCCCTATTTTGAAGTGTCTTATTGTCTTGTTGGTTGAAAGACtggctgccacgcccatttaCCTGTAAAAACTCTGTGACGGTGGTGTCGATGATCACCAGCGGACGGTGAATCAGATGGACAACGCCGTTTTTAACGGGAATGTTGGCCTTAACTATCAAAGCCAGCACCACGCCCTCTGGATGCTTTGCATCGCCACTCATTGTTCTGGATTTCACATACACTGCAAAAGAAATATGTgaacaattattaattgtattaatgATAACTATTCGAATTAAACTTACTCTTGCCATCTTTTTCCTTAATGAAGCTGACAGTGACCTTGAGTTGGTCCTCAAAGGCAGCTGAAGTCTTGGGTTCATCGTGCTGTGAGGCGGCAGTGAAAATGACAGTGTTCGGTATGACATGACCGTCGATAACCTTGCCATCCACCAAAGTGCTGCGAGATGACATCTGTGCGAAATCACAATTTCAGTTagaatagttttaatttttttgtttcacaaaataaatttttgttttaaatataaagtatattaaatttaaatattataatactcaaattaaatataaaaacaatttaatatgaaaaatattaaaattgaatatattttgtatttaatcaaCTAAATCCGCTAAATTATAGAGCAAAATAACTATCAGTGTAGAGATGGAATAAAGGAAACAAAAACTAGGAAATTCCAAATAGCGAAAACATTCAGGAATTTGCAAAAATCTagttctttattattattcggAAAAAGTAGCtcgaactttttaaaaataactgcaaaagacaaaaaagaaaaacaatatctaactatgaataaaaaagaactatttttatttattttggaatGCCCATAGTTTTGTCTtcccaattttctttttccagtttgaattttctcaaaaacagttaatttttttaaattattttaaattcctttttaaaatctttctaattttgaatttctaaTAACAGGGTACCATTGGAACAGATTTAACCATATAGATAAATATTCCACTGATTCAAAGTACCTTAAATCCTTCATCTACGGGCACCAGGAAAGTGTGGAGTCCGGGCGACTCATAAAGCGATTCCTTCTTGTTCATCGTCACTTGGGCGCGATATGTTCGCAATCCATTGGCGCCTATATTCAATTGATCGGCGTTTCGCATAAATTGCATAGCATCCATATTATTCAAATCTGTACTGGAAGACTTGGCAGTGAGGGGCTCCAAAACCTCATCGATAATGTGCATGACCTGaatgacaatttaattaaaagattatCAGACAAAAATTCATGATTTGCAACTATGTATTTGATTACCGACCTGACGCTTGCCCTCCTTATTGGTCAGCTCTACACTGAGCGATGGAATAATGCGTGCATTGTTCACATAGATGTCACCATTGCGTCCATGTGTAATATACAGTGGAGGATTGCCCTCCATGTCCGATGACACGCTCGTTTTCAGTTGTTTCTGACTAAACGCAGCGGTGGCTAAGGGAGAGATTGAATTGATTGGCAAATTAATAATGATTCACATGGATTAAAGCTACACGTTACTCACTGATGTGATAGAGGACATGTGTGGTGCCCTTGTGACGCTGGAAGGCTTCATTCGTCGGCACGAAGATCGTGCAGGAGCGCAAAGCTAATGTCGAATTTGCAACCTGATTCTGCTCCAACAGACTGTAAAACTGCAAGCATAAACGATAAAATGAGATTAtaagtatgaaaatattaGTGATGGATGCATATTTATGGCCATATTGATGTACCATGTAAAATGTATCGAAATCATGAATATTTTAGTAATACACAtccagtttttaatttaaaactatctattattattattgatatttataaacaGTTTTACGAAACAACTCTTATTtgtaacatttataaaaaaggttaaagaacaaaaaaattgttattgataaaataatttataatttgtaaaacttgtaaccagggaataacaccggagccgttaaccgaaactaaccgattcatttttagtaccggaactgaaaattctctgtcaagaatcgaataccgaaacgtttgtagcggtacggttgtggtaaagttgctaggtcaaagagttgtccaacttccaactgtcataacttgatcaaa
The genomic region above belongs to Drosophila innubila isolate TH190305 chromosome 3R unlocalized genomic scaffold, UK_Dinn_1.0 2_E_3R, whole genome shotgun sequence and contains:
- the LOC117792479 gene encoding fasciclin-1 isoform X2 — protein: MFARCKLSALAALLLLCCCGCLAPNAVDAAELADKLRDDSELSQFYSLLEQNQVANSTLALRSCTIFVPTNEAFQRHKGTTHVLYHITTAAFSQKQLKTSVSSDMEGNPPLYITHGRNGDIYVNNARIIPSLSVELTNKEGKRQVMHIIDEVLEPLTAKSSSTDLNNMDAMQFMRNADQLNIGANGLRTYRAQVTMNKKESLYESPGLHTFLVPVDEGFKMSSRSTLVDGKVIDGHVIPNTVIFTAASQHDEPKTSAAFEDQLKVTVSFIKEKDGKMYVKSRTMSGDAKHPEGVVLALIVKANIPVKNGVVHLIHRPLVIIDTTVTEFLQSLKFLTDNGENGALRKFYEVIMDAGGEVLDGIAKMSEVTILAPSNEAWNVSSIDNIVRDRKRIVDIIKMHIIRDRLNVGKIRQKNANMIAQVPTENNRTFLYFNVQGEGADAVVTVEGGGVNATVLQADVAQTNGYVHIIDRVLGVPHNTVLGKLQTDPMMSDTYRMGEFSHFNDQLNNTQRRYTFFVPRDKGWQQTELDYPSAHKKLFMRDFHYHSKNLLERHLVIADQVYTMKDLAQMSLTTDQVVLPTLRDSLKVKVEEEAGRYVIYWNYKKINVYRPDVECTNGIIHVIDYPLMEEKDIVVSGGSYLPESSICIMLANLIMITVAKFLN
- the LOC117792479 gene encoding fasciclin-1 isoform X3 codes for the protein MFARCKLSALAALLLLCCCGCLAPNAVDAAELADKLRDDSELSQFYSLLEQNQVANSTLALRSCTIFVPTNEAFQRHKGTTHVLYHITTAAFSQKQLKTSVSSDMEGNPPLYITHGRNGDIYVNNARIIPSLSVELTNKEGKRQVMHIIDEVLEPLTAKSSSTDLNNMDAMQFMRNADQLNIGANGLRTYRAQVTMNKKESLYESPGLHTFLVPVDEGFKMSSRSTLVDGKVIDGHVIPNTVIFTAASQHDEPKTSAAFEDQLKVTVSFIKEKDGKMYVKSRTMSGDAKHPEGVVLALIVKANIPVKNGVVHLIHRPLVIIDTTVTEFLQDNGENGALRKFYEVIMDAGGEVLDGIAKMSEVTILAPSNEAWNVSSIDNIVRDRKRIVDIIKMHIIRDRLNVGKIRQKNANMIAQVPTENNRTFLYFNVQGEGADAVVTVEGGGVNATVLQADVAQTNGYVHIIDRVLGVPHNTVLGKLQTDPMMSDTYRMGEFSHFNDQLNNTQRRYTFFVPRDKGWQQTELDYPSAHKKLFMRDFHYHSKNLLERHLVIADQVYTMKDLAQMSLTTDQVVLPTLRDSLKVKVEEEAGRYVIYWNYKKINVYRPDVECTNGIIHVIDYPLMEEKDIVVSGGSYLPESSICIMLANLIMITVAKFLN
- the LOC117792479 gene encoding fasciclin-1 isoform X1: MFARCKLSALAALLLLCCCGCLAPNAVDAAELADKLRDDSELSQFYSLLEQNQVANSTLALRSCTIFVPTNEAFQRHKGTTHVLYHITTAAFSQKQLKTSVSSDMEGNPPLYITHGRNGDIYVNNARIIPSLSVELTNKEGKRQVMHIIDEVLEPLTAKSSSTDLNNMDAMQFMRNADQLNIGANGLRTYRAQVTMNKKESLYESPGLHTFLVPVDEGFKMSSRSTLVDGKVIDGHVIPNTVIFTAASQHDEPKTSAAFEDQLKVTVSFIKEKDGKMYVKSRTMSGDAKHPEGVVLALIVKANIPVKNGVVHLIHRPLVIIDTTVTEFLQSLKFLTDNGENGALRKFYEVIMDAGGEVLDGIAKMSEVTILAPSNEAWNVSSIDNIVRDRKRIVDIIKMHIIRDRLNVGKIRQKNANMIAQVPTENNRTFLYFNVQGEGADAVVTVEGGGVNATVLQADVAQTNGYVHIIDRVLGVPHNTVLGKLQTDPMMSDTYRMGEFSHFNDQLNNTQRRYTFFVPRDKGWQQTELDYPSAHKKLFMRDFHYHSKNLLERHLVIADQVYTMKDLAQMSLTTDQVVLPTLRDSLKVKVEEEAGHLHDEFASHEWTGYVIYWNYKKINVYRPDVECTNGIIHVIDYPLMEEKDIVVSGGSYLPESSICIMLANLIMITVAKFLN